One window of Dyadobacter sandarakinus genomic DNA carries:
- a CDS encoding GNAT family N-acetyltransferase, whose amino-acid sequence MAVTPIITDRLALHKITSDDGDKYYRLSNNAKVMKFVTGYALSRKESDEMLRSFLIEYGPDSHLGRYLIEDRQSGELIGMAKLDWSGFDIEIGYRVMEEHWGKGIATEVASALIRFALTQLKARTVAAYVNVDNTASVRVLEKAGMKRVGVIEDIDEVKYKYIYSPHSHQNMKKAIYVVTGIIAVFLIIAVIMPKSYAVERDIVIHRPKGKVFEYLRSLKNQDQWSVWMQRDPNIVKEYIGIDGEPGFVTTWRGNKEVGKGEQEIKHVEEGKRIDTELRFIEPFKSTSNAYMITEATDSASTRVRWGFTGAMPIPMNVMLPFIDLDKMVGKDFEAGLKNLKTILEK is encoded by the coding sequence ATGGCAGTGACACCCATCATTACTGACCGCCTCGCGCTGCATAAAATCACCTCTGACGATGGCGATAAGTATTACCGGCTGAGCAACAATGCAAAAGTGATGAAGTTTGTCACCGGCTACGCGCTTTCCCGGAAGGAATCGGACGAAATGCTGAGAAGTTTTCTTATTGAATATGGCCCGGATTCACACTTAGGCAGGTACTTGATTGAGGACCGGCAATCGGGAGAGCTGATTGGCATGGCCAAGCTGGACTGGTCGGGCTTTGATATTGAAATCGGCTACCGCGTCATGGAAGAGCACTGGGGCAAGGGCATTGCCACAGAAGTCGCATCGGCCCTGATCCGGTTTGCATTGACGCAGCTGAAAGCCAGGACGGTAGCAGCCTATGTAAATGTCGATAATACAGCCTCGGTACGGGTGTTGGAAAAAGCAGGGATGAAGCGGGTGGGTGTGATCGAGGATATTGATGAAGTAAAGTACAAGTACATTTATTCACCTCATAGCCATCAAAACATGAAAAAAGCCATTTACGTCGTCACGGGGATCATTGCAGTGTTCCTGATTATAGCCGTGATCATGCCGAAAAGTTATGCCGTAGAGCGGGATATTGTCATTCACAGACCGAAAGGAAAGGTGTTTGAGTACCTTAGATCCCTTAAAAATCAGGATCAGTGGAGCGTATGGATGCAGCGTGATCCGAATATCGTAAAGGAGTATATCGGTATTGACGGAGAGCCCGGCTTTGTGACGACCTGGCGTGGCAACAAAGAGGTAGGCAAAGGTGAGCAGGAGATCAAGCATGTGGAAGAAGGCAAACGCATTGATACGGAACTACGGTTTATCGAGCCTTTTAAAAGCACCAGCAATGCGTACATGATCACAGAAGCAACCGACTCGGCCTCGACCCGGGTCCGCTGGGGGTTCACCGGAGCAATGCCTATACCCATGAACGTTATGCTGCCTTTTATCGATCTGGATAAGATGGTCGGGAAGGATTTTGAGGCAGGACTGAAGAACCTGAAAACCATTCTCGAAAAATAA
- a CDS encoding HmuY family protein → MKNLRLQSICILAAFVLMFSACSDDDSDGPAVTPELTIHEVKDLDGSAESRKDSVFFSFSQNKEVSATENWDLKFKSTTISTSGTAQVVALTDGTLFDSYTTAPAAGYTANAIAGSGSWYNYTAETEPQHAILPVPGKIIVVKTKDGKYAKMEMISYYKGNPGTNSETFKDLTRRPAGKTYTFRYAFQADGSTNLK, encoded by the coding sequence ATGAAAAATCTACGTCTCCAATCCATTTGTATCCTTGCCGCGTTTGTTCTGATGTTTTCTGCATGCAGCGACGATGACAGCGACGGGCCGGCTGTTACGCCCGAGCTGACCATCCACGAAGTGAAGGACCTGGACGGTTCGGCCGAGTCCAGGAAAGACAGTGTATTTTTCAGTTTTTCACAAAACAAAGAGGTAAGTGCGACGGAAAACTGGGACCTTAAATTTAAGTCCACCACGATCTCAACCAGCGGTACTGCCCAGGTAGTAGCTTTAACCGACGGCACTTTGTTTGACTCTTATACGACTGCACCCGCAGCAGGGTACACCGCCAACGCCATTGCAGGCAGCGGGTCGTGGTACAACTACACCGCTGAAACTGAGCCCCAGCATGCAATCCTGCCGGTACCGGGCAAGATCATTGTTGTAAAAACAAAAGATGGTAAATATGCGAAAATGGAGATGATCAGCTACTATAAAGGGAATCCAGGTACTAATTCGGAAACTTTCAAGGATCTTACCAGAAGGCCGGCCGGTAAAACATATACTTTCCGGTATGCATTTCAGGCCGACGGGTCCACAAACCTCAAATAG
- a CDS encoding TonB-dependent receptor plug domain-containing protein encodes MKHHLLVLLLTSAVNTSLAQDAREDSVRTSELKEVVVTATRTEKMLSQLPVPVMQITSSEIKNRGMVRLNEILAEQTGLAIVTDHGKGIQMQGFSPEYTMILIDGEPVIGRTSGTLELSRITTTNIERIEIVKGPSSSLYGSEAMAGVINIITQKPHDGFKTALSARYGTNNSTDLSVESSFRKNRFDIGGFVNHNSSSGYALRPETGTHTVSPFAACTFQVRSGFKVNSRSDIRFSGRYFESGQDDRYVTENRYAGGRGHEQNLSLAPSYHVRFSDKLNASARFYHSFYKTKAAYHYEDDHSLFDQSYFDQTFTRIELQTDYTPVKNVKVTLGGGAVHETVEATRYEHLQAFNSGYGYFQADWMPVDRMSIIGGGRFDAHSQYKSQFSPKLAASYRLTDRLMVLASAGKGYKAPDFRQLYLNFSNAAVGYSVFGYIGLAERLAELQRSGQIEKVLIDPASLAELNAESSTSFNAGMRYSPWSDFHITINFFRNNIKNLINTQAIALKTNGLFVYSYFNLNSVITQGAETEVSWSLGRHFEVATGFQLLDAFDEAERDKVKAGKVYTKDEQNHTRLVKPGEYGGLYNRSRYMANARMSYNNPEKGITISVRSIYRGKYGISDTDGNGILNAANEYVKGYNLLNASASKSLLKNRLRIQATAENLLGYTDKASVSNLPGRLLYGGVSYNF; translated from the coding sequence ATGAAGCACCATTTATTAGTTCTCCTGCTTACTTCCGCTGTAAATACTTCCCTGGCCCAAGATGCCCGGGAAGATTCTGTCCGGACCAGTGAGCTCAAAGAAGTGGTAGTGACGGCCACCCGTACAGAAAAAATGCTGTCGCAGCTACCGGTACCGGTTATGCAGATTACTTCTTCGGAGATTAAAAACCGGGGAATGGTGCGTCTGAACGAGATTTTAGCAGAACAAACCGGTCTGGCGATCGTGACTGACCATGGTAAAGGAATTCAGATGCAGGGTTTTTCGCCAGAGTATACCATGATTCTGATCGACGGAGAGCCGGTGATTGGCCGCACCTCGGGCACGCTCGAACTTTCGCGTATAACCACTACGAACATTGAAAGGATCGAAATTGTAAAAGGCCCGTCGTCCTCATTGTACGGGAGCGAGGCGATGGCAGGCGTGATTAATATCATTACACAAAAACCCCATGACGGATTCAAAACCGCATTATCAGCCCGGTATGGCACCAATAACAGCACCGATCTGTCGGTAGAAAGCAGTTTCAGGAAAAACAGGTTTGATATCGGCGGGTTTGTCAACCACAACAGCAGCTCGGGTTACGCACTGCGACCAGAAACGGGTACCCACACGGTTTCTCCTTTTGCCGCCTGTACATTCCAGGTGCGGTCGGGCTTCAAGGTGAATTCCAGGTCAGACATCCGGTTTTCGGGCCGGTACTTTGAGAGCGGGCAGGATGACCGCTACGTTACTGAAAACAGGTATGCGGGCGGAAGAGGACACGAACAAAATCTCAGCCTGGCGCCTTCGTACCACGTGCGGTTCTCGGACAAGCTGAATGCCTCTGCGCGGTTTTACCATTCGTTTTATAAAACAAAAGCAGCCTACCATTACGAAGACGATCATTCACTTTTCGATCAGTCGTATTTTGATCAAACCTTTACACGCATCGAATTACAAACCGACTATACACCCGTCAAAAATGTGAAGGTAACACTGGGCGGCGGGGCCGTACACGAGACGGTAGAAGCCACCCGGTATGAACATTTACAGGCATTTAACTCAGGCTATGGATACTTCCAGGCCGACTGGATGCCTGTGGATCGTATGAGCATCATTGGTGGCGGGCGATTTGACGCGCACAGCCAGTACAAGTCGCAGTTCAGTCCCAAGCTGGCTGCAAGCTACCGGCTGACCGACCGGCTCATGGTACTGGCCTCGGCAGGAAAAGGCTACAAAGCGCCGGACTTCCGCCAGCTTTATCTCAATTTCAGCAATGCAGCGGTCGGGTACAGCGTGTTCGGCTACATCGGACTGGCCGAGCGGCTCGCTGAATTACAGCGCAGCGGACAGATCGAGAAAGTACTGATCGATCCCGCCAGCCTTGCAGAGCTGAACGCAGAAAGCTCCACTTCTTTCAATGCAGGAATGCGGTATAGTCCCTGGTCAGACTTCCATATTACCATTAATTTTTTCAGAAATAATATCAAAAACCTGATCAACACGCAGGCAATTGCACTTAAAACAAATGGTTTGTTTGTGTACTCCTACTTCAATCTCAACAGTGTAATCACGCAGGGAGCTGAAACCGAAGTCTCCTGGTCGCTCGGGCGGCACTTCGAGGTAGCTACGGGATTTCAGCTTCTTGATGCATTTGATGAGGCCGAGCGCGACAAGGTCAAAGCAGGGAAGGTGTATACCAAAGATGAGCAAAACCACACGAGGCTTGTGAAGCCGGGAGAGTATGGCGGGCTGTACAACCGGTCGAGGTATATGGCCAATGCACGAATGTCTTACAACAACCCTGAAAAAGGCATTACGATATCTGTCAGAAGCATTTACAGGGGCAAATACGGTATCAGTGATACAGATGGAAATGGTATCCTGAATGCGGCGAACGAATATGTGAAGGGCTATAACCTGCTCAATGCATCAGCCTCCAAAAGCCTGCTGAAAAACCGGCTGCGCATACAGGCGACTGCCGAAAACCTCCTCGGTTACACAGACAAAGCCTCGGTCAGCAACCTGCCGGGCCGCCTGCTGTACGGCGGCGTGAGCTACAATTTCTGA
- a CDS encoding YceI family protein — protein MNMLTRNALIIFLLLFNAALASAQTSRIVSGSTEFSVKFILGTCHGTFGAPKGKAVFSEKNPEASTFDMTVDAASFKTNSDSRDRDMKSEKYFYVDKFPQIRFRSSKVEQVGKQYNATGTLTIRDVSRTVTLPFTAVKNADGPMKLASTFELNRLDYHIGEKDWKLKDIVTVTLTAVLR, from the coding sequence ATGAACATGCTTACCCGCAATGCACTGATTATTTTTCTACTCCTTTTCAATGCAGCACTGGCCAGCGCACAAACCAGCCGCATTGTTTCGGGCAGTACGGAATTCAGCGTAAAATTCATACTTGGAACGTGCCACGGAACATTCGGTGCGCCCAAAGGGAAAGCTGTATTTTCCGAGAAAAACCCCGAAGCTTCCACATTTGACATGACGGTGGATGCCGCCAGCTTCAAGACCAATAGTGACTCCCGCGACCGGGACATGAAGAGTGAAAAATACTTTTATGTAGACAAGTTCCCTCAGATCCGGTTCAGATCCAGTAAGGTAGAACAGGTTGGCAAGCAGTACAATGCTACCGGTACGCTCACCATCCGCGATGTTTCCAGAACAGTTACGCTTCCATTTACAGCCGTAAAAAATGCTGACGGCCCCATGAAGCTTGCAAGTACCTTCGAGCTCAACCGCCTGGACTATCACATCGGTGAGAAAGACTGGAAATTGAAAGACATCGTCACGGTAACCCTCACCGCAGTGCTCCGCTGA
- a CDS encoding n-acetylglutamate synthase: MINYHDKIFVPLHNSENGEVDLEMKFHYQQQGNIVTCTYSGANIRSGHLIALVDDFGVLDMRYHQINLKGEITTGKCRSVPEQLPDGKVRMHEKWQWTSGDFSAGESLLQEI, encoded by the coding sequence ATGATCAATTACCACGACAAAATATTTGTACCGCTGCATAATTCTGAAAACGGCGAGGTGGACCTGGAAATGAAATTCCATTATCAGCAGCAGGGTAACATTGTGACCTGTACTTACTCCGGCGCCAATATCCGCAGCGGGCACCTGATAGCGCTTGTTGACGACTTTGGCGTGCTGGACATGCGTTATCACCAGATTAACCTGAAAGGTGAAATTACAACCGGAAAGTGCCGCTCCGTGCCCGAGCAACTTCCGGACGGAAAAGTTCGTATGCATGAAAAATGGCAGTGGACCTCGGGCGATTTTTCCGCAGGAGAGTCTTTGCTGCAGGAAATCTGA
- a CDS encoding VOC family protein, producing the protein MDNVKIPVGHQQVMPYLIIDGAAAFLDFITVVFTAETLSIHHQDDAVLIRHAEVRIGESCIMFADKNETWPAQTGSLFIYVKNADDTYQLALENGATSVMEPADQSYGRSCGITDPAGNTWWITSVL; encoded by the coding sequence ATGGATAATGTTAAAATTCCAGTCGGGCACCAGCAGGTAATGCCTTACCTGATAATAGATGGTGCCGCGGCTTTTCTCGACTTTATCACCGTCGTATTTACTGCCGAAACCCTCTCCATCCACCATCAGGATGATGCTGTGCTGATCAGGCATGCAGAAGTACGCATCGGGGAAAGCTGCATCATGTTTGCCGATAAAAATGAGACCTGGCCCGCACAAACCGGCAGCCTCTTCATTTATGTAAAGAATGCGGATGATACTTACCAGCTTGCGCTGGAAAACGGAGCAACCAGCGTGATGGAGCCCGCCGACCAAAGTTACGGACGCAGCTGCGGGATAACCGATCCTGCCGGAAATACATGGTGGATTACCTCGGTGCTATAA
- a CDS encoding cupin-like domain-containing protein, translated as MKLMPIEKRSGLTREEFIENYLKPSRPVVFTDLAKDWPAVQKWTFDWLRENHGNLDVPLVDNHMHDADKYFQIAKTMKFGEYLSLIEQGPTDLRIFLFDIFKKAPELANDIRFPTIMDGFLKSYKFVFFGGEGSITSLHYDMDCSNVFLTQFQTRKQVILFSPEESKRLYHHPFTVMSKVDPLKPDYERFPALKGAVGHETILNHGETIFIPSLWWHYIRYVDGGFSLALRANNSIFTAVRGGMNLVRHTFVDKSMTKLLGLDWQHWKEKKAVENAKTVLEEAV; from the coding sequence ATGAAGTTGATGCCTATTGAAAAACGAAGCGGACTTACCCGCGAGGAATTTATAGAAAATTATTTGAAACCCAGCCGGCCAGTCGTTTTTACGGACCTGGCGAAGGACTGGCCTGCGGTACAGAAGTGGACCTTTGACTGGCTCCGTGAAAATCACGGCAACCTGGATGTGCCTCTCGTGGACAATCACATGCACGACGCCGACAAATACTTCCAGATTGCAAAGACCATGAAGTTTGGTGAGTACCTGTCGCTGATCGAGCAGGGGCCTACGGACCTCAGGATTTTTCTTTTTGATATCTTTAAAAAAGCACCTGAGCTGGCCAATGATATTCGTTTTCCGACGATTATGGATGGTTTTCTTAAATCCTATAAGTTCGTTTTTTTTGGCGGAGAAGGTTCCATTACCAGTCTGCATTATGATATGGATTGCTCCAACGTGTTCCTGACGCAGTTTCAGACGCGCAAGCAGGTAATCCTGTTTTCACCGGAAGAAAGCAAAAGGCTGTACCATCACCCATTCACGGTAATGAGCAAGGTTGATCCGTTGAAGCCAGACTACGAGCGCTTCCCGGCATTGAAAGGCGCCGTGGGGCACGAGACCATCCTGAACCATGGCGAAACGATTTTTATTCCGTCACTCTGGTGGCATTACATCCGCTATGTAGACGGTGGATTCAGCCTGGCACTCAGAGCCAATAATTCCATTTTCACAGCAGTACGCGGTGGAATGAACCTGGTGCGCCATACGTTTGTGGACAAAAGCATGACCAAGCTGCTCGGACTGGACTGGCAGCACTGGAAAGAAAAGAAAGCCGTTGAGAATGCGAAAACAGTGCTCGAAGAAGCTGTGTAG
- the uvrB gene encoding excinuclease ABC subunit UvrB, producing MDFELTSQYLPTGDQPAAIDQLVLGIQSGDPAQTLLGVTGSGKTFTVANVISKVNKPTLVLSHNKTLAAQLYGEFKQFFPNNAVEYFISYYDYYQPEAFISTTNTYIEKDLQINQEIEKLRLHTVSSLMSGRRDVVVVASVSCIYGAGNPNEYKKSIVSAKVGDIVSRNQFLFRLVEILYSRTEADFVRGTFRVKGDTVDVFPGYADFAYRIIFFGDEIEEIQRIEPDTGKKLSNDKAIAIFPANLFVTGRDVLTQSMREIQDDLTSQINFFIKEGRLAEAERVKERTEFDMEMMRELGYCSGIENYSRYFDRRLPGQRPFCLLDYFPSDFLLVVDESHVTMPQIRAMWGGDRSRKESLVEYGFRLPSALDNRPLTFQEFEDMTPQTIFVSATPADYELRKSEGIVVEQIIRPTGLLDPLIEIRPSLNQIDDLLEEITERIKMGDRVLITTLTKRMAEELSKYLDRVGIKCRYIHSEVKTLDRVEILRELRLGVFDVLVGVNLLREGLDLPEVSLVAIMDADKEGFLRDNRSMIQTIGRAARNDRGKVIMYADTMTGSMQQAIDETNRRRSIQMEYNEANGITPKTIRKSREAIMEQTSVADSKARKIYVEPEEIRIAADPVVQYMGKNDLQKLISETQRKMEAAAKNLDFLEAARLRDELMQLKERSKEKV from the coding sequence ATGGACTTCGAACTCACTTCCCAATACCTGCCTACCGGCGATCAGCCCGCTGCAATTGACCAATTAGTTCTTGGAATCCAGTCCGGCGATCCGGCGCAGACATTGCTGGGGGTTACCGGTTCCGGAAAGACTTTTACTGTGGCCAATGTAATTTCCAAGGTCAATAAGCCTACACTGGTACTCAGTCATAACAAAACGCTGGCTGCCCAGCTTTATGGAGAGTTCAAGCAGTTTTTCCCCAATAATGCCGTCGAGTACTTTATCAGCTACTACGATTATTACCAGCCCGAGGCATTTATTTCCACTACCAATACCTACATAGAAAAAGATTTGCAGATCAATCAAGAGATTGAAAAGCTGCGCCTGCATACCGTATCATCCCTGATGAGCGGGCGGCGTGATGTGGTAGTGGTGGCATCTGTGTCCTGTATTTATGGTGCAGGTAATCCCAATGAGTATAAAAAAAGCATTGTAAGTGCCAAAGTAGGCGATATCGTCAGTCGCAACCAGTTTTTATTCAGGCTGGTGGAGATCCTGTACAGCCGTACCGAGGCTGATTTTGTGCGGGGTACTTTCCGTGTGAAGGGTGATACGGTGGATGTTTTCCCAGGCTATGCCGACTTCGCCTACCGCATTATTTTCTTCGGGGACGAAATTGAGGAAATTCAGCGGATAGAGCCTGATACAGGCAAGAAGCTTTCAAATGACAAGGCAATCGCCATTTTTCCTGCCAACCTTTTTGTAACCGGTCGTGATGTACTTACCCAGTCCATGCGCGAAATCCAGGATGATCTCACCTCGCAAATCAACTTCTTTATCAAGGAAGGACGTCTGGCCGAGGCTGAGCGCGTGAAGGAGCGTACCGAATTTGATATGGAAATGATGCGGGAGCTCGGATACTGTTCGGGTATTGAAAACTACTCCCGCTACTTCGACCGGCGATTGCCGGGACAACGGCCGTTTTGTTTGCTCGACTATTTCCCGTCGGACTTTCTGCTCGTCGTGGACGAGAGCCACGTGACCATGCCGCAGATTCGCGCCATGTGGGGCGGTGACCGTTCAAGAAAGGAGTCGCTGGTAGAATATGGTTTCCGGCTTCCCTCGGCATTGGACAACCGTCCGCTGACGTTCCAGGAGTTTGAGGATATGACTCCACAGACCATTTTCGTCAGTGCCACGCCCGCAGATTACGAGCTGCGCAAATCGGAGGGTATTGTAGTGGAGCAGATTATCCGTCCCACGGGGCTGCTGGATCCGCTTATCGAAATCCGCCCGAGCCTGAACCAGATCGACGATCTTTTGGAAGAAATTACGGAGCGTATCAAAATGGGTGACCGGGTGCTGATTACCACTTTGACCAAAAGGATGGCCGAAGAGCTTAGCAAGTACCTTGATCGGGTAGGGATCAAATGCCGCTACATCCACTCGGAGGTTAAAACACTGGATCGGGTAGAGATTCTGCGCGAGCTTCGGCTCGGCGTCTTCGATGTGCTGGTTGGGGTCAACTTATTGCGGGAAGGTCTCGACTTGCCGGAGGTTTCCCTGGTAGCCATTATGGATGCCGACAAAGAAGGCTTCCTGCGCGATAACCGGTCTATGATCCAGACCATCGGACGTGCTGCACGGAATGACAGGGGTAAGGTGATTATGTATGCGGATACGATGACAGGCTCCATGCAGCAGGCTATCGACGAAACAAACCGCCGGCGAAGCATTCAGATGGAGTACAATGAGGCCAACGGCATTACACCGAAGACGATCCGGAAATCGAGGGAAGCGATTATGGAGCAAACATCAGTTGCAGATTCCAAAGCACGGAAAATTTACGTTGAACCCGAGGAAATACGGATTGCCGCAGATCCGGTGGTTCAGTATATGGGTAAAAACGACCTGCAGAAACTGATTTCAGAAACTCAGCGAAAAATGGAAGCCGCCGCCAAAAACCTCGACTTCCTCGAAGCTGCCAGGTTGCGGGACGAGCTTATGCAGCTCAAAGAGCGCTCGAAGGAGAAGGTTTGA
- a CDS encoding type II toxin-antitoxin system RelE/ParE family toxin: MTEYKVYLLNVAEIELDEAYEWYNQQKAGLGYQLVGEVSRYLKMISENPFIFAVRYQNDFRFAALKVFPYLIAYWIEEKSQSVYVASIFHTSRNPLQFETLLPLR; encoded by the coding sequence ATGACTGAGTACAAAGTTTACCTGTTAAATGTAGCCGAAATTGAGCTGGATGAAGCTTACGAATGGTACAATCAGCAAAAGGCCGGACTTGGTTACCAACTGGTGGGAGAGGTTTCCCGATATCTTAAAATGATATCGGAAAACCCATTTATTTTTGCTGTCAGGTATCAAAATGATTTTCGCTTTGCTGCATTGAAAGTCTTTCCTTATCTGATCGCCTACTGGATTGAAGAAAAATCACAAAGTGTCTACGTAGCCTCCATTTTCCATACCAGCAGAAATCCACTGCAATTTGAAACGTTACTTCCATTAAGATAA
- a CDS encoding 5' nucleotidase, NT5C type, whose translation MKKSIAIDMDNVIVDIEANWISWYEREFGVTVAREAMHGIPEDQAFPDPLAARSLLYKPGFFRYAPLIAGSQEALLKLQEHFEVYIVSAAMEFPNSLPEKYDWLAEHFPFIHWKNIVFCGDKKVIDTDFLIDDHLKNLDFCKGTPILFTAGHNINVTRHQRVNNWEEAISFFKPHIEGLSIVSELK comes from the coding sequence ATGAAGAAGTCGATTGCCATTGATATGGATAATGTCATCGTAGACATTGAGGCCAACTGGATCAGCTGGTACGAGCGTGAGTTTGGAGTTACGGTTGCCAGGGAGGCCATGCATGGTATACCTGAAGATCAGGCTTTCCCGGATCCGCTGGCTGCCAGAAGCTTACTTTACAAGCCTGGTTTTTTCCGGTATGCGCCGCTGATAGCAGGTTCGCAGGAAGCACTCTTAAAATTGCAGGAGCACTTTGAAGTGTATATTGTGTCGGCCGCTATGGAGTTTCCGAATTCACTTCCTGAAAAGTACGACTGGTTAGCCGAGCATTTTCCGTTTATTCACTGGAAGAACATCGTATTTTGTGGCGACAAGAAAGTGATCGATACCGACTTCCTCATAGACGATCATCTCAAAAACCTGGATTTTTGCAAAGGAACACCGATTCTCTTTACCGCCGGGCACAATATAAATGTCACCAGGCACCAGCGGGTGAATAACTGGGAGGAAGCCATTAGCTTTTTCAAACCGCACATCGAGGGTTTAAGTATCGTCTCTGAGCTAAAATGA
- a CDS encoding DeoR/GlpR family DNA-binding transcription regulator encodes MLKEERFQIILDKLEQDKKVYLSGLSSLLNVSEDTIRRDIRDLADQGLLKSVRGGAVPHAPGPMHFRDRLSYDTEQKRVIAGKALEFLKDDQLVIFDGGTSAMLIAQLLPRDLRLTVVTNSFPIASILEEHEHVEVLFAGGRLLKNSFVTIGTDAIGFFRKFRADVCFLGICSIHKDLGVTGPHFEESEVKRTMVGVSADVIALATLEKLGTAESHYVCPTDRLAAIVTDQSPDNEVFDVYRDLGIRMV; translated from the coding sequence ATGTTAAAAGAAGAAAGATTTCAGATTATCCTTGACAAATTAGAGCAGGACAAGAAAGTTTATCTTTCCGGGCTAAGCAGCCTGCTGAATGTTTCGGAAGATACAATCCGGAGGGATATCCGCGACCTGGCAGATCAGGGACTGCTTAAATCAGTCAGGGGAGGAGCTGTACCGCATGCGCCGGGGCCAATGCATTTCCGTGACCGGCTTTCTTATGATACCGAGCAAAAGCGGGTAATTGCCGGCAAAGCATTGGAGTTTTTGAAAGATGACCAGCTGGTGATATTCGACGGAGGAACCTCTGCCATGCTGATTGCACAGCTGCTGCCCCGTGACCTGCGGCTTACAGTGGTAACCAACAGCTTTCCGATCGCATCAATTCTTGAAGAGCATGAGCATGTAGAAGTTCTTTTTGCCGGTGGCAGATTGCTGAAGAATTCATTTGTAACAATCGGTACCGACGCCATCGGTTTTTTTCGCAAATTCAGGGCAGACGTGTGTTTCCTGGGCATCTGCAGTATTCATAAGGATCTGGGTGTTACTGGTCCGCACTTTGAGGAAAGTGAGGTCAAAAGGACCATGGTGGGCGTATCTGCCGACGTGATTGCACTGGCGACCCTGGAAAAGCTGGGCACCGCAGAATCGCATTACGTATGTCCCACAGACAGGCTCGCCGCCATTGTAACGGACCAATCACCTGACAACGAAGTTTTTGATGTATACAGGGATCTGGGCATACGCATGGTTTAG